In Triticum urartu cultivar G1812 chromosome 6, Tu2.1, whole genome shotgun sequence, the following proteins share a genomic window:
- the LOC125516455 gene encoding L-type lectin-domain containing receptor kinase IX.2-like, translated as MLMASAARSSTPQLLLFLYAGCVLLVMSSNAPWHVAAAANSPFSFSFDFSTISTSRLEDLQLEGDAAQHGKLVDLTCYSLTQRNPYGDCTGGMVYAHPVPFYDSITGEVSSFTTQFTFAMGLNSAGGNEGGMAFFLSSYPSRLPPDSSGSGGNLGLPGNDGLSQAYGTDRFIAVEFDTLSNTWDPRGTQDHIGIDINTVSQSVNTTGLPTFSLNGSMTASITFDSNTKMLVASLQFDDRPSVGPVEVSTMLPDPVTSLLPSEVAIGFSAATGESFQLHQILSWSFNSTLATHAGFSHRRWRFKSDSFVLGTTGLGRFEHSELARATNDFSEKSKLGVGAFGAVYKGCYKDKEGRQLEVAVKKIKQTEGRDFSGELKTISATRHMNLVELKGWCCSRDNSACIGFCCCGCRQKVKRFLVYELVPNGDLEYHLKNVLPWEKRYKIAKGIGSAITYLHHGCKRCILHRDIKPSNILLDDEFNPKLGDFGLSRITGKDSTMLMTTAIGTLGYMDPQCIKDGEVEYNCRSDVYSFGIVLLEIACGKKPREQIQLEELRSTGTEAQFVENVADDKLNGDYNRTEMQRLIFLGLRCSHPVGQQRPYMKDAMKYLEDGIELPAITERQSHQGAYGTICSDEQALMSPGAVSSFRRHEWGYSSRHIHRATTRHDQDPVEPEPVRAAAAATGITSSQSLHVWPHARDSAWTCRAGFSACSWPVKDRTSRHLQVKGDGAVGPRPIRPSLSNLHRHLDLSYRAIVTLLLSKLEEHEYAGDADQAAGTQPARRRSRLPWFLAERHEEEGTKRMVKGKGNEKENAIGKEKEKGKMKAKEKSLSYLIRQESPLPPPVRKKGKPPKLIKKAKDYTNAPIADLICRVKKPPPLPPRLPNRTGAGVRAAEAAASGSATNSEMAHASTMV; from the exons ATGTTGATGGCCTCTGCTGCAAGAAGCAGCACGCCGCAGCTTCTCCTATTCCTTTACGCTGGCTGCGTCCTCCTTGTCATGTCGAGTAATGCTCCTTGGCATGTCGCAGCAGCTGCCAACTCGCCGTTCTCCTTCAGCTTCGACTTCTCCACCATATCCACCTCCCGCTTAGAAGACCTCCAACTCGAGGGCGATGCGGCCCAGCACGGGAAGCTAGTCGACCTGACCTGCTACTCCCTCACGCAGAGAAACCCCTACGGCGACTGCACGGGGGGGATGGTGTACGCTCACCCGGTGCCCTTCTATGACAGTATCACCGGTGAGGTGTCGAGCTTCACCACGCAGTTCACCTTCGCGATGGGGCTCAACTCCGCTGGCGGCAACGAGGGTGGCATGGCTTTCTTCCTCTCCAGCTACCCTTCAAGATTGCCGCCGGACTCAAGCGGCAGTGGGGGCAACCTTGGTCTCCCTGGTAATGACGGCCTGAGCCAAGCCTATGGCACAGACCGGTTCATCGCCGTTGAGTTCGACACATTGAGCAACACCTGGGATCCAAGGGGCACCCAGGACCATATCGGCATCGACATCAACACTGTTAGTCAGTCGGTTAACACGACAGGCTTGCCCACCTTCAGCTTGAACGGCTCTATGACGGCGTCCATCACCTTTGACAGCAATACCAAGATGCTTGTCGCCTCCCTGCAGTTTGATGACCGTCCTTCTGTCGGCCCTGTTGAGGTAAGCACCATGTTGCCAGATCCCGTCACGTCCTTGCTACCGTCGGAGGTGGCAATTGGGTTTTCTGCGGCCACCGGTGAATCCTTCCAGCTCCATCAGATACTGTCATGGTCCTTCAACTCAACTCTTGCAACTCACGCAG GTTTTTCACATCGTAGGTGGAGATTCAAAAGCGATTCCTTCGTGTTGGGAACAACCGGCCTTGGGCGATTTGAGCACAGCGAGTTGGCCAGGGCAACGAACGATTTCTCGGAGAAAAGCAAGCTTGGAGTCGGTGCCTTTGGTGCTGTATATAAGGGGTGTTACAAGGACAAGGAAGGCAGGCAATTAGAAGTTGCTGTGAAAAAAATAAAGCAGACTGAAGGAAGGGATTTCAGCGGCGAACTCAAGACGATTAGTGCAACGAGGCACATGAATCTAGTCGAGCTGAAAGGTTGGTGCTGCAGCCGAGACAACTCAGCCTGTATCGGTTTCTGCTGTTGCGGTTGTCGGCAAAAGGTTAAACGTTTCCTTGTATATGAATTGGTACCTAATGGCGACCTGGAGTACCACCTGAAGAATGTTCTACCATGGGAGAAGAG GTACAAAATAGCGAAGGGGATAGGTTCTGCCATAACTTATCTCCACCACGGATGCAAGAGGTGCATCTTGCACAGAGATATCAAGCCAAGCAACATACTCTTGGACGATGAGTTCAACCCCAAGCTTGGTGACTTCGGGCTATCGAGGATCACTGGCAAGGATAGTACCATGCTGATGACAACTGCTATCGGGACGTTGGGGTACATGGATCCACAATGCATTAAAGATGGGGAAGTAGAGTACAACTGTAGGTCCGACGTCTACAGCTTCGGAATTGTTCTACTAGAGATTGCATGTGGAAAGAAGCCCAGGGAGCAAATCCAGCTGGAGGAGCTGAGGAGCACCGGAACTGAAGCCCAGTTTGTGGAGAATGTCGCTGATGACAAATTAAATGGAGACTACAATAGGACAGAGATGCAGCGCCTGATTTTCCTGGGACTCAGGTGCTCCCACCCAGTTGGGCAACAACGTCCTTACATGAAGGATGCAATGAAATACCTGGAGGATGGCATAGAGTTGCCTGCTATAACTGAAAGACAGAGCCACCAGGGTGCATATGGCACTATTTGCTCTGACGAGCAGGCACTTATGTCACCTGGTGCTGTCTCTTCCT TTCGACGGCACGAATGGGGTTACTCCAGCAGGCACATCCACCGCGCCACAACCCGCCACGACCAGGATCCGGTCGAGCCCGAGCCAGTTCGAGCCGCCGCAGCCGCGACGGGCATCACCTCCTCGCAGTCCCTCCACGTCTGGCCACACGCCCGCGACTCAGCCTGGACGTGCCGAGCGGGCTTTTCGGCCTGCTCGTGGCCCGTTAAGGACCGGACC AGCCGCCACCTCCAGGTCAAAGGCGACGGCGCCGTCGGACCTCGCCCCATCCGGCCGTCCCTCTCCAATCTCCATCGCCACCTTGATCTCTCCTACCGCGCCATTGTCACCTTGCTCTTGTCCAAGCTGGAGGAGCACGAGTACGCTGGTGACGCAGATCAAGCAGCAGGGACGCAACCTGCACGCCGTCGGTCCCGCCTCCCCTGGTTCCTTGCCGAGCGCCACGAAGAGGAAGGGACTAAG AGAATGGTGAAGGGGAAGGGGAATGAGAAGGAAAATGCGAttgggaaggagaaggagaagggcAAGATGAAGGCAAAGGAGAAGAGCTTAAGTTACTTAATTAGGCAAGAATCGCCGCTGCCTCCGCCGGTTCGGAAGAAGGGCAAGCCGCCGAAGCTGATTAAGAAGGCGAAAGACTATACCAATGCCCCAATCGCAGATTTGATTTGTAGGGTAAAAAAACCCCCTCCGCTGCCTCCACGTCTCCCCAACCGCACCGGCGCTGGCGTGCGTGCTGCGGAAGCTGCTGCCTCCGGCTCCGCAACCAACTCCGAGATGGCTCATGCATCtactatggtatga